The proteins below come from a single Denticeps clupeoides chromosome 15, fDenClu1.1, whole genome shotgun sequence genomic window:
- the LOC114765227 gene encoding trichohyalin-like produces MELKDCENRLEEVQSNLKDELREGHQLREELVCELQKERQVNTQMQAQELEAKRCLKEENTQLHEKLKDCEHKLEEVQFNLTNELREGHQLREELEFEQDAKRCLQEENTQLHIELKDCEHRLEVQVSLKDQLREEQQLREELEHKLQSERQANTQMQRQELEAKRCLKDENTQLHIKLKDCEHRLEVQVSLKDQLREEQQLREELEHELQTERQTNTQMQGELEAERSFKEENTQLHMNLKNWENRLKEVQSNYMNQLREEQQLREELEHEVQIQRQANTQIQGELDAARSLKEENTQLHMNLKNWENRLNEVQSNLMDQLREEQQLREELEREYQNERQANTQMQEELDAAWSLKEENSQLHMNLKDCETRLQEVQSNLKDQLREEQQLREELEHELLTERQANTQIQEELEAERSLKEENTQLHMNLKDWENRLKEVQSNLMDQLREEQQLREELEREHQHETQANTQRQRELETERGLREENSQLHMNLKDCENRLEEVQSNLTDQLMEEQKLREELEHKLQTERQANTQMQRLEVLVNLNEQLREDQQLREEAKRCLQEENTQLHIKLKDCEHTLEIVQVNIKDKLREEQQLREELEHKLQVERQANTQMQGQELEAKRLEEMQVNLKDHLREEQQLREELEHKLQVNLKDHLREEQKLREELEHEQEAKKSLQEEHTQLHMDLKDCEYKLEEVQSNLMDELREGHQLREELVCELQNERQANTQMQERELEAKKCLKEENTQLHMKLKYFEHRLEGLVNLNEQLREVQQLREDAKRCLQEENTELQRKLKDCEHTLEIVQVNLKDNLRVEKRLREELQHELQIQRQANTQMQGRELEAKTCLNEENTQLHMKLKDCEYRLEEVQSNLMNEIREMHQLREKLLCDLQNERQANTQMQQQELEAKNCLKEENIQMHMKLEDCEHRLKEVQVNLKDQLREEQQLKEELEDELQIQRQAHAQVQRELEAKMCLLEENTLLHIRLKDCEHKLEVQVNLKDQLREQLEREHQNERQRNIQMLEREMEAKNCLKEENTQLHMRLKDCEHKLEVQVNLKDQLREQLEREHQNERQRNIQMLEREMEAKNCLKEENTQLHMKLKDSTHRLEEVQFSMSYILGTKNAKADALSHKYVPDADDNLSSHILTQPFLHDTPLAGYPRCQRTLTNVPPVPHTRPTPRDHKTFSFLYLTPIGPGPMSPWPQETMRFIKKEELCKDPEAKRCLQDENIQLHMKLKDYENRLEEVQSNLMDQLREKQQLREELEQELEIERQANTQMQGQEMEAKRCLKEENTQLHMNLKDYEHTLEVQVNLQDQLRNEQELREQLECELQNERQANTQMQEQELKAKKSLKAENTQLHMELKDCENRLEEVQSNLKDELREGHQLREELVCELQKERQVNTQMQAQELEAKRCLKEENTQLHEKLKDCEHKLEEVQFNFTNELREGHQLREELEFEQDAKRCLQEENTQLHIELKDCEHRLEVQVSLKDQLREEQQLREELEHKLQSERQANTQMQRQELEAKRCLKDENTQLHIKLKDCEHRLEVQVSLKDQLREEQQLREELERELQIERQTNTQMQGELEAERSFKEENTRLHMNLKNWENRLKEVQSNYMNQLREGQPLKEELEHEVQIQRQANTQIQGELDAARSLKEENTQLHMNLKNWENRLNEVQSNLMDQLREEQQLREELEREYQNERQANTQIQGELDAARSLKEENTQLHMNLKNWENRLNEVQSNLMDQLREEQQLREELEREYQNERQANTQMQEELDAAWSLKEENSQLHMNLKDCETRLQEVQSNLKDQLREEQQLREELEYELLTERQANTQIQGELEAERSLKEENTQLHMNLKDWENRLKEVQSNLMDQLREEQQLREELEREHQHETQANTQRQRELEAERGLREENFQLHMNLKDCENRLEEVQSNLTDQLMEEQKLREELEHKLQTERQANTQMQRQELKAKWCLKEENTQLHMKLKDCEYKLKEVQSNFKDELREGPQLREKLLKDCEHRLEEMQVNLKDHLREEQQLREEREHKLQVERQT; encoded by the exons atggaGCTTAAGGACTGTGAAaatagactggaggaagtgcagtccAATCTTAAGGACGAATTAAGGGAAGGGCACCAGCTAAGGGAAGAGCTTGTATGTGAGCTCCAAAAAGAAAGACAGGTAAATACCCAGATGCAAGCGCAagagctggaagccaaaaggtgcctcaaagaagaaaatactcagttGCACGAAAAGCTTAAGGATTGTGAGCATaaactggaggaagtgcagttCAATCTTACAAACGAATTAAGGGAAGGGCACCAGCTAAGAGAAGAGCTTGAATTTGAGCAGGATGCTAAAAGGTGCCTCCaggaagaaaatactcagctgcacattgAGCTTAAGGACTGTGAGCATAGACTGGAAGTGCAGGTCAGTCTTAAGGACCAATTaagggaagagcaacagctaagagaagagcttgaacataAGCTCCAAtctgaaagacaggcaaatacccaaatgcaaAGGCAAGAGCTTgaagccaaaaggtgcctcaaagatgaaaatactcagctgcacataaAGCTTAAGGACTGTGAGCATAGACTGGAAGTGCAGGTCAGTCTTAAGGACCAATTaagggaagagcaacagctaagggAAGAACTTGAACATGAGCTTCAAACTGAAAGACAAAcaaatacccaaatgcaagGTGAGCTGGAAGCCGAGAGGTCCTTTAAAGaggaaaatactcagctgcacatgaatCTTAAGAATTGGGAAAATAGACTGAAGGAAGTGCAGTCCAATTATATGAACCAATTaagggaagagcaacagctaagagaagagcttgaacatgAGGTCCAAATTcaaagacaggcaaatacccaaatACAAGGGGAGCTGGACGCCGCAAGGTCCcttaaagaagaaaatactcagctgcacatgaatCTTAAAAATTGGGAGAATAGACTGAATGAAGTGCAGTCCAATCTTATGGACCAATTaagggaagagcaacagctaagggAAGAGCTTGAACGTGAgtaccaaaatgaaagacaggcaaatacccaaatgcaagAGGAGCTGGACGCCGCATGGTCCCTTAAAGAAGAAAATTCTCAGCTGCACATGAATCTTAAGGATTGTGAGACTAGACTGCAGGAAGTGCAGTCCAATCTTAAGGACCAATTaagggaagagcaacagctaagggAAGAGCTTGAACACGAGCTCCTAACTGAAAGACAGGCAAACACCCAAATACAAGAGGAGCTGGAAGCCGAGAGGTCcctaaaagaagaaaatactcagctgcacatgaatCTTAAGGATTGGGAGAATAGACTGAAGGAAGTGCAGTCCAATCTTATGGACCAATTaagggaagagcaacagctaagggAAGAGCTTGAACGTGAGCACCAACATGAAACACAGGCCAATACGCAAAGGCAAAGAGAGCTGGAAACCGAAAGGGGCCTTAGAGAAGAAAATTCTCAGCTGCACATGAATCTTAAAGATTGTGAGaatagactggaggaagtgcagtccAATCTTACGGATCAATTAATGGAAGAGCAAAAGCTAAGAGAAGAACTTGAACATAAGCTCCAAactgaaagacaggcaaatacccaGATGCAAAG actgGAAGTGCTGGTCAATCTTAATGAGCAATTAAGGGAAGATCAACAGCTAAGAGAAGAGGCCAAAAGGTGCCttcaagaagaaaatactcagctgcacataaAGCTTAAGGATTGTGAGCATACACTGGAGATTGTGCAGGTCAATATTAAGGACAAACTaagggaagagcaacagctaagggAAGAGCTTGAACATAAGCTTCAAgttgaaagacaggcaaatacccaaatgcaagggcaagagctggaagccaaaag ACTTGAGGAAATGCAGGTCAATCTTAAGGACCACCTaagggaagagcaacagctaagggAAGAGCTTGAACATAAGCTTCAA GTCAATCTTAAGGACCACCTAAGGGAAGAGCAAAAGCTAAGGGAAGAGCTTGAACATGAgcaggaagcaaaaaaaagcctCCAAGAAGAACATACACAGCTGCACATGGATCTTAAAGATTGTGAGTATaaactggaggaagtgcagtccAATCTTATGGATGAATTAAGGGAAGGGCACCAGCTAAGAGAAGAGCTTGTATGTGAGCTCCAAAACGAAAGACAAGCAAATACTCAAATGCAAGAGCGAGAGCTTGAAGCCAAAAAGtgcctcaaagaagaaaatactcagctgcacatgaagcTTAAATATTTTGAGCATAGACTGGAAGGGCTGGTCAATCTTAATGAGCAATTAAGGGAAGTTCAACAGCTAAGAGAAGACGCAAAACGAtgcctccaagaagaaaatactgAGCTGCAAAGAAAGCTTAAGGATTGTGAGCATACACTGGAGATTGTGCAGGTCAATCTTAAGGACAATCTAAGGGTAGAGAAAAGGCTAAGAGAAGAGCTTCAACATGAGCTCCAAATTcaaagacaggcaaatacccaaatgcaagGGCGAGAGCTGGAAGCCAAAACGTGTCTCAatgaagaaaatactcagctacACATGAAGCTTAAGGACTGTGAGtatagactggaggaagtgcagtccAACCTTATGAACGAAATAAGGGAAATGCACCAGCTAAGAGAAAAGCTTCTATGTGAtctccaaaatgaaagacaagcAAATACTCAAATGCAACAGCAAGAGCTAGAAGCCAAAAATtgcctcaaagaagaaaatattcaGATGCACATGAAGCTTGAAgattgtgagcatagactgAAGGAAGTGCAGGTCAATCTTAAGGACCAACTAAGGGAAGAACAGCAGCTAAAAGAAGAGCTTGAGGATGAGCTCCAAATTCAAAGACAGGCACATGCCCAAGTGCAACGGGAGCTGGAAGCCAAAATGTGCCTCCTAGAAGAAAATACTCTGCTGCACATTAGGCTTAAGGATTGTGAGCATAAACTGGAAGTGCAGGTCAACCTTAAGGACCAGTTAAGGGAACAGCTTGAACGTGAgcaccaaaatgaaagacagagaAATATCCAAATGCTGGAGCGTGAAATGGAAGCCAAAAACtgcctcaaagaagaaaatactcagctgcacatgagGCTTAAGGATTGTGAGCATAAACTGGAAGTGCAGGTCAATCTTAAGGACCAGTTAAGAGAACAGCTTGAACGTGAgcaccaaaatgaaagacagagaAATATCCAAATGCTGGAGCGTGAAATGGAAGCCAAAAACtgcctcaaagaagaaaatactcagctgcacatgaagcTTAAGGATAGTACACATCGATTGGAGGAAGTGCAG TTCTCCATGTCCTACATCCTGGGCACCAAAAACGCTAAAGCTGATGCCCTGTCACACAAATATGTCCCAGATGCTGATGACAATCTTTCCTCCCACATCCTAACACAGCCCTTCCTACATGACACACCACTGGCTGGATACCCCAGATGCCAGCGCACCCTGACCAATGTTCCACCTGTAcctcacacaaggccgacacCCAGGGACCACAAGACCTTCTCCTTCCTTTACCTCACCCCCATCGGCcctggtcccatgtctccatgg CCACAGGAGACAAtgagattcataaaaaaagaagagctcTGCAAAGACCCGGAAGCCAAAAGATGCCTTCAAGACGAAAATATTCAGCTACACATGAAGCTTAAGGATTATGAGaatagactggaggaagtgcagtccAATCTTATGGACCAATTAAGGGAAAAGCAACAGCTcagagaagagcttgaacagGAGCTCGAAattgaaagacaggcaaatacccaaatgcaagGGCAAGAGAtggaagccaaaaggtgcctcaaagaagaaaatactcagctgcacatgaatCTTAAAGATTATGAGCATACACTGGAAGTCCAAGTTAATCTTCAAGACCAATTAAGGAATGAGCAAGAGCTAAGAGAACAGCTTGAATGTGAGCtgcaaaatgaaagacaggcaaatacccaaatgcaagAGCAAGAGCTGAAAGCCAAAAAAAGCCTGAAAgcagaaaatactcagctgcacatggaGCTTAAGGACTGTGAAaatagactggaggaagtgcagtccAATCTTAAGGACGAATTAAGGGAAGGGCACCAGCTAAGGGAAGAGCTTGTATGTGAGCTCCAAAAAGAAAGACAGGTAAATACCCAGATGCAAGCGCAagagctggaagccaaaaggtgcctcaaagaagaaaatactcagttGCACGAAAAGCTTAAGGATTGTGAGCATaaactggaggaagtgcagttCAATTTTACAAACGAATTAAGGGAAGGGCACCAGCTAAGAGAAGAGCTTGAATTTGAGCAGGATGCTAAAAGGTGCCTCCaggaagaaaatactcagctgcacattgAGCTTAAGGACTGTGAGCATAGACTGGAAGTGCAGGTCAGTCTTAAGGACCAATTaagggaagagcaacagctaagagaagagcttgaacataAGCTCCAAtctgaaagacaggcaaatacccaaatgcaaAGGCAAGAGCTTgaagccaaaaggtgcctcaaagatgaaaatactcagctgcacataaAGCTTAAGGACTGTGAGCATAGACTGGAAGTGCAGGTCAGTCTTAAGGACCAATTaagggaagagcaacagctaagggAAGAACTTGAACGTGAGCTTCAAATTGAAAGACAAAcaaatacccaaatgcaagGTGAGCTGGAAGCCGAGAGGTCCTTTAAAGAGGAAAATACTCGGCTGCACATGAATCTTAAGAATTGGGAAAATAGACTGAAGGAAGTGCAGTCCAATTATATGAACCAATTAAGGGAAGGGCAACCTCTaaaagaagagcttgaacatgAGGTCCAAATTcaaagacaggcaaatacccaaatACAAGGGGAGCTGGACGCCGCAAGGTCCcttaaagaagaaaatactcagctgcacatgaatCTTAAAAATTGGGAGAATAGACTGAATGAAGTGCAGTCCAATCTTATGGACCAATTaagggaagagcaacagctaagggAAGAGCTTGAACGTGAgtaccaaaatgaaagacaggcaaatacccaaatACAAGGGGAGCTGGACGCCGCAAGGTCCcttaaagaagaaaatactcagctgcacatgaatCTTAAAAATTGGGAGAATAGACTGAATGAAGTGCAGTCCAATCTTATGGACCAATTaagggaagagcaacagctaagggAAGAGCTTGAACGTGAgtaccaaaatgaaagacaggcaaatacccaaatgcaagAGGAGCTGGACGCCGCATGGTCCCTTAAAGAAGAAAATTCTCAGCTGCACATGAATCTTAAGGATTGTGAGACTAGACTGCAGGAAGTGCAGTCCAATCTTAAGGACCAATTaagggaagagcaacagctaagggAAGAGCTTGAATACGAGCTCCTAACTGAAAGACAGGCAAACACCCAAATACAAGGGGAGCTGGAAGCCGAGAGATCcctaaaagaagaaaatactcagctgcacatgaatCTTAAGGATTGGGAGAATAGACTGAAGGAAGTGCAGTCCAATCTTATGGACCAATTaagggaagagcaacagctaagggAAGAGCTTGAACGTGAGCACCAACATGAAACACAGGCCAATACGCAAAGGCAAAGAGAGCTGGAAGCCGAAAGGGGCCTTAGAGAAGAAAATTTTCAGCTGCACATGAATCTTAAAGATTGTGAGaatagactggaggaagtgcagtccAATCTTACGGATCAATTAATGGAAGAGCAAAAGCTAAGAGAAGAACTTGAACATAAGCTCCAAactgaaagacaggcaaatacccaGATGCAAAGGCAAGAGCTGAAAGCAAAATGGtgcctcaaagaagaaaatactcagctgcacatgaagcTTAAAGATTGTGAGTATAAACTGAAGGAAGTGCAGTCCAATTTTAAAGACGAATTAAGGGAAGGGCCCCAGCTAAGAGAAAAGCTT CTTAAAGATTGTGAGCATAGACTTGAGGAAATGCAGGTCAATCTTAAGGACCACCTaagggaagagcaacagctaagggAAGAGCGTGAACATAAGCTTCAAgttgaaagacag ACTTGA